In the Limanda limanda chromosome 1, fLimLim1.1, whole genome shotgun sequence genome, one interval contains:
- the ythdc2 gene encoding 3'-5' RNA helicase YTHDC2 codes for MSTNAISQSPPPREEVHVNEEVEIAVNFCLERFQFSEEREVDLPSCFSGAERAYIHRVAQSLGFLSRSKGKGLRCFITLWKKDGSDPAASVMPLIISQKSLCAINSLLQKFPIGHKGRTDVQHADRSGVWRPAQRYNSGDRYKPLGCLDNSAPFVPPRRNPSELDRFRRSLPIYESQEDIVQLVRANRVVLVVGETGSGKTTQIPQMLLDDCSLNMEPCRILCTQPRWLAVLVVAERVAKERGESVGQTVGYHIRLECRHCPMTLLTFCTNEVLLKTLMAGEDCLKNVTHVIVDEVNERDGLTDVLLTKMQSVLQNIPTLKLILSTAALDVHMFSQYFGRCPVIQLKGRQLDVQELFLEDVLKLTGFRTNKLETQRKEKQQTCLTKWCKLVETRKNPSSPESFPGFVQDHRTLGREDATATKPRQRDCDQLEPGLVKQMDSCLFNIFYSQDQDSFSQLYNLILSENVNVDYRHSELGATALMMASSRGFMKQMEQLLIMGADINEKASNGWTALDFAQQFEHTDAVDLLKCSIPLREESTLDESPGGGQCVPAEMSTEEHELLRLYQQSCGDEWVDLDLIVDLLHYICSSTCDGDVLIFLPGHDEIVGLCYRILHDDKRFSTHSERFQIFTPHSEVQTLEHRKLLSASLPGVRKMILSTHDAETSVNDVVFVIDTGLVKEKCFDSVIRLSTLKTVWISKASALQRKGRAGCTRPGTCFHLFSRIRFNNMLDFQVPQLLQMPLQELCLQTKLLAPSCPVADFLSRAPQPPPAHVITEAVSMLEVTGAMDQNEDLTDLGYHLAELTIEPHLGKMVLSAMVLKCLDPILTIACMLAYSDPFVLPAHGSQKRAALIARRHFSSCSVSDHMALLTAFQAWQRACANGSERSFCKKHFLCHSTMEKIHGIRIQLLAQLRAMGFVQAHGSSDIVELNHNSENWAVVKAALVAGMYPNVIHIDQETSLICSNKKQIHFHPSSVLNQFKEKTSSKSGAALPTEWLICDEIRRGQKVASVRCCSLVTSITVALFGGCGSFPLEEHTVPGAADRPQDDSDSGSEDVAELKVDDWLAFQCESEGARMVLKLREMWQNLFTWRTSFPSKPYNQKEQTILKTLISVLTEEEQRAGLQQPSGIGQRPRTTKPGEWLQASAKTSKYSPQQTTSTGRD; via the exons ATGTCGACGAACGCCATAAGCCAGAGCCCGCCCCCCCGAGAGGAAGTTCACGTCAACGAGGAAGTGGAGATCGCAGTTAACTTCTGTCTGGAGCggtttcagttcagtgaagaGAGAG AGGTGGACCTTCCCTCCTGCTTCTCCGGCGCTGAGAGGGCTTACATCCATCGAGTGGCTCAGTCCCTGGGTTTCCTCTCCAGGAGCAAAGG GAAAGGACTCCGCTGCTTCATCACCCTCTGGAAGAAGGATGGATCCGATCCAGCTGCTTCGGTCATGCCGCTCATCATCTCCCAGAAGTCCCTGTGTGCCATCAACTCTCTGCTCCAGAAGTTTCCCATCGGCCACAAGGGCCGCACAGACGTGCAGCACGCTGACCGGAGTGGCGTGTGGCGGCCTGCTCAGCGCT ACAACAGCGGTGACAGATACAAGCCTCTTGGATGCTTAGACAACAGCGCCCCCTTTGTGCCTCCAAGGAGGAATCCTTCTGAGCTGGACCGTTTCCGACGTTCCCTCCCGATCTATGAATCCCAGGAGGACATCGTCCAGCTGGTCAGAGCCAACcgggtggtgctggtggtgggagAGACCGGCTCCGGGAAAACTACACAG ATCCCACAGATGCTGCTGGATGATTGCAGCTTGAACATGGAGCCGTGCAGGATCCTCTGCACGCAGCCCCGGTGGCTGGCCGTCCTGGTCGTGGCTGAACGAGTGgcgaaggagagaggggagagtgtGGGCCAGACCGTGGGTTATCATATCAGACTGGAGTGCAG ACACTGTCCGATGACCCTGCTGACCTTCTGCACCAATGAAGTGCTTCTCAAAACATTGATGGCTGGAGAAGACTGCCTCAAAAATGTGACCCACGTGATTGTG GACGAGGTGAATGAGCGTGATGGTCTGACTGACGTCCTGCTCACTAAGATGCAGAGTGTGCTTCAGAACATCCCGACCCTGAAGCTGATCCTGTCCACGGCAGCGCTggatgtccacatgttctctcAGTACTTTGGCCGCTGCCCTGTGATCCAGC TCAAAGGACGACAGTTGGATGTTCAGGAACTTTTCCTGGAAGACGTTCTGAAGCTGACGGGCTTCAGGACAAACAAGCTTGAGACGCAGAGAA aggagaagcagcagacatGTTTGACCAAGTGGTGCAAGTTAGTGGAGACCAGGAAGAACCCGAGTAGCCCTGAGTCTTTCCCAGGCTTCGTCCAGGACCACAGAACCCTGGGCAGAGAGGACGCCACCGCCACCAAgccg agacagagagactgtGATCAGCTGGAGCCGGGCCTGGTGAAGCAGATGGACTCCTGCCTCTTCAACATTTTCTACAGTCAGGACCAGGACTCTTTCAGTCAGCTCTACAACCTCATCCTCTCCGAAAATGTGAACG TGGACTACAGGCACAGTGAGTTGGGCGCCACGGCTCTGATGATGGCGTCAAGTCGAGGATTCATGAAGCAGATGGAGCAGCTGCTCATCATGGGAGCTGACATCAACGAGAAGGCGTCTAATGGATG GACGGCCTTAGACTTCGCCCAACAGTTTGAACACACAGATGCTGTGGATCTTCTCAAATGCTCCAT TCCTCTGAGGGAGGAGAGCACCCTGGATGAGTCCcctgggggggggcagtgtgtccctgcagagatGAGCACTGAAGAGCACGAGCTGCTTCGACTGTACCAGCAGAGCTGTGGTGACGAGTGGGTGGACCTGGACCTGATCGTGGATCTGCTGCACTACATCTGCTCCTCCACCTGTGACG GTGATGTCCTGATTTTTCTTCCGGGACACGATGAGATAGTTGGTCTCTGCTACCGCATCCTGCACGACGATAAGAGATTCTCCACCCACTCTGAGag GTTCCAGATCTTCACTCCACATTCAGAAGTTCAGACTCTGGagcacaggaagctgctgagtGCTTCTCTGCCTGGTGTCAGGAAGATG ATCCTCTCCACTCACGACGCTGAGACGAGCGTCAACGATGTGGTGTTTGTCATCGACACGGGGTTGGTCAAAGAG AAGTGCTTTGACAGCGTCATTCGTTTGTCCACTTTAAAGACGGTTTGGATTTCCAAAGCCAGCGCTTTGCAAAGGAAGGGAAG AGCTGGATGCACCCGACCTGGGACCTGCTTCCACCTCTTCAGTCGAATCCGCTTCAACAACATGCTGGACTTCCAGGttccacagctgctgcagatgcCTCTGCAG GAGCTGTGTCTGCAGACCAAGCTGCTCGCTCCCTCCTGTCCAGTGGCAGATTTCTTGTCCAGAGCTCCACAGCCTCCGCCTGCACATGTAATCACAGAGGCTGTGAGCATGCTCGAG gttaCAGGTGCTATGGACCAGAATGAAGACCTGACTGATTTGGGTTACCACTTGGCCGAACTGACCATAGAGCCCCACCTGGGCAAGATGGTGCTGAGTGCCATGGTGCTCAAGTGTCTGGACCCCATTCTCACCATCGCCTGTATGCTGGCTTACAGCGACCCCTTCGTCCTTCCTGCGCACGGCTCTCAGAAGAGAGCTGCTCTGATCGCCCGCAGACATTTCTCCTCCTGTAGCGTGAGCGACCACATGGCCCTGCTCACCGCCTTCCAG GCTTGGCAGAGGGCTTGCGCTAACGGCAGCGAGAGATCCTTCTGTAAGAAACACTTCCTGTGCCACTCGACCATGGAGAAGATACACGGCATAAGGATCCAGCTGCTGGCACAGCTCCGTGCTATGG GTTTTGTGCAGGCCCATGGAAGCAGTGACATTGTTGAATTGAATCATAATTCAGAGAACTGGGCTGTGGTGAAGGCAGCGCTGGTGGCCGGCATGTATCCCAACGTGATCCACATCGACCAGGAGACCTCTCTGATCTGCAGCAACAAGAAACAGATCCACTTCCACCCCTCCTCCGTCCTCAACCAGTTCAAGGAG AAAACATCGTCCAAGTCGGGCGCGGCTCTTCCCACCGAGTGGTTGATCTGTGATGAGATCCGTCGAGGACAGAAGGTGGCGAGTGTGCGCTGCTGCTCCCTGGTGACCTCCATCACCGTGGCGCTTTTCGGAGGTTGTGGCTCTTTCCCCCTGGAGGAGCACACTGTGCCGGGAGCCGCTG ACCGTCCACAGGATGACAGTGACAGCGGGTCAGAGGACGTAGCTGAGCTCAAGGTCGATGACTGGCTCGCCTTCCAGTGCGAGTCAGAG ggagCCAGGATGGTCCTTAAACTGAGGGAGATGTGGCAAAATCTTTTCACCTGGCGGACCAGCTTCCCTTCAAAGCCCTACAACCAGAAGGAGCAGACCATCCTGAAGACCCTGATTTCT GTGCTCacggaggaagagcagagggcGGGCCTGCAGCAGCCTTCAGGGATTGGCCAGCGGCCCCGGACCACTAAACCAGGGGAGTGGCTCCAGGCCTCAGCGAAGACCTCCAAGTACAGCCCCCAGCAGACCACCAGCACCGGCCGTGACTA g